From Natronincola ferrireducens, the proteins below share one genomic window:
- a CDS encoding ABC transporter permease, translating into MTKAKQYIITFLCIITLNFFIPRLMPGDPFTFLSAEEGQVHTAFSHEDIEKYKAYYGLDKPLGHQYINYVKNIFKGDLGYSIFYKEKVLTIVIGRIPWTLFLVILAIISSSIIGVFLGSLSAYWRDSPIDKFLYFFFITLSEIPSFLVAFVLLFFLSAQLKLFPLSGGMSHFVEFSSMGDKIWDMIYHAILPLIALTVTRIGEFYLLTRNSMIHVLQKDYIRTAKGKGLKKARILFLHGFRNAIPPVITRIFLSLGGILGGAVLVENVFRYPGIGGLIRQAVFFRDYPLIQGIFLVMTLLVLTMNYVAEIVYKKLDPRVN; encoded by the coding sequence ATGACAAAAGCAAAGCAATATATTATAACCTTTCTATGTATTATAACATTAAATTTCTTTATTCCCAGGCTGATGCCTGGGGACCCCTTTACTTTTTTATCGGCAGAAGAAGGGCAGGTCCACACAGCTTTCTCCCATGAGGACATAGAAAAATACAAAGCCTATTATGGTCTAGATAAACCCTTAGGTCATCAATACATAAACTATGTAAAAAATATTTTTAAAGGGGATTTAGGTTATAGTATTTTTTATAAGGAAAAGGTACTTACAATTGTTATAGGAAGGATTCCTTGGACATTATTTTTAGTAATTTTAGCAATCATCAGCAGTTCTATTATAGGTGTTTTTCTGGGAAGCTTATCTGCCTACTGGAGGGATTCACCTATAGATAAATTTTTATATTTTTTCTTTATTACTTTATCTGAGATTCCTTCTTTTTTAGTAGCCTTTGTGTTGTTGTTCTTTTTATCTGCCCAATTGAAGCTTTTTCCATTATCGGGAGGTATGAGTCATTTTGTAGAATTCTCTTCTATGGGGGATAAAATTTGGGATATGATATATCATGCAATACTACCTTTGATAGCCTTAACTGTTACGAGAATAGGGGAATTTTATTTATTAACCCGTAACAGTATGATCCACGTATTACAAAAGGATTATATTAGAACTGCTAAGGGAAAAGGGTTAAAAAAAGCAAGAATTCTATTTCTTCATGGCTTTAGAAATGCTATACCCCCTGTAATTACTAGAATTTTTTTAAGTCTTGGTGGTATTTTAGGGGGAGCAGTTTTAGTAGAAAATGTATTTCGCTATCCAGGCATTGGGGGGCTAATAAGGCAGGCGGTATTTTTTCGAGACTATCCTTTAATACAGGGGATATTTTTAGTAATGACTTTATTGGTTTTAACAATGAATTATGTAGCAGAAATTGTTTATAAAAAATTAGACCCTAGGGTGAATTAG